In Burkholderia lata, the DNA window GATGCCGATGCGCAGCGAACTCTGCACCGGATCGAGGCCCTGGCGCTCGATTTCGTCGGCGATCGACAGCATGTAGCTCGGCGTCACCATGATGATGTCGGGCCGGAAATCCTGGATCAGCTGCACCTGCTTCTCGGTCTGGCCGCCGCCGAACGGAATCACGGTCAGCCCCGCGCGTTCGGCGCCGTAGTGCGCGCCGAGCCCGCCCGTGAACAAGCCGTAGCCGTAGCTGATGTGTACTTTGTCACCGCGGCGCGCACCGGCGGCGCGGATCGAGCGCGCGACGAGATTCGCCCATGTGTCGATGTCGCCGGCCGTATAGCCGACGACCGTCGGCTTGCCGGTCGTGCCCGACGACGCATGAATGCGCGAGATCTGGTCCTGCGGCACCGCGAACATCCCGAACGGGTAACTGTCGCGCAGGTCGCTCTTCGTCGTGAACGGGAAGCGCGACAGGTCGGCGAGCGTCTTCAGGTCGTCCGGATGGACACCCGCGTCGTCGAACTTGCGACGATAGACGGGGGAGTGGTCATACGCATGCCGGAGCGACCACTTGAGGCGTTCGAGCTGCAGCGCGGTCAGCTCGTCGCGTGAGGCGGTCTCGATCGGCTCGAGCGGTAGCGGGGTAGTCATGCATGTCTCCAGTGTTTGTTATGTGCGAGCCGTCGACGTCAGCGGTCTTCCGGGATGACCGTGCCCTTGATCTGGGCGGATTTGCCGCGAAACATCGCGACGGTTTCGCCGGTCTGGTTCGTGACGCGGATGTCGTAGATGCCTTGGCGGCCGGCGCGCGCTTGCTCGATCGCCTCGGCCGTCAGCACGTCGTCGCCGTGCACCGGGCGCAGGAATTCGATCGAGCAGCCGGCCGCGACGGTATTCACGTTGTACGAGTTGCACGCGAACGCGAACGTCGAATCGGCCAGCGTGAAGATGATTCCGCCATGGCAGGTCTGATGACCGTTCAGGAACTCGGGACGCACGCGCATCTGCAGACGCGCGTAGCCGGCACGTACTTCGGCGATTTCCATCCCGAACGCGCGGCTGCATGCGTCGGCTTCGTACATGGCCCGTGCGGTGGCGCGGGCTAGCGAATCGGGGTCGAGCGTGGCAGTGGCATTTGTCATGTCAACGCCCCTCGAAGCGCGGCGCGCGCTTCTCGATGAATGCTTTCACGCCTTCCGCGTAGTCGTGCGACTGGCCGAGCGTGCGCTGCAGGTCGCGTTCCATGTCGAGTTGCTGGTCGAGCGTGTTCGTGACACTGGCGCGCATCGATTGCTTGATCGATGCGATCGCAAGCGTCGGCTGCTGCGCGAGCTGGGTGGCGAGCTGGCGGGCTGTCGCAGCGAGCGTGTCGTCGTCGACGGCACGCCAGATCAAGCCCCATTGCTCGGCCTGTTCGGCCCCGAGCTTGTCGCCGGTCAGTGCGAGCCCCAGCGCGCGTGCCATGCCGACGCGTTGCGGCAGGAACCACGTACCGCCGGAATCGGGTACGAGCCCGATCTTGACGAAGGCCTGGATGAAACTGCTCGAGCGGGCGGCGAACACGAGATCGCAGGCGAGCGCGAGATTCGCACCGGCGCCGGCCGCCGTACCATTGACGGCGGCGATCACCGGAATCGGCAGACGCTGCAGGCGGCGGATCAGTGGATTGAAGTGTTCGTCGATCAGCGTGCCGAGGTCGGTAGACGCGCCCGGCGTGAAGTCGAGATCGGCCAGGTCCTGGCCGGCGCAGAAGCCGCGTCCCGCACCTGTCAGGATCAGCGCGCGCGCGCCGGCCGCCTCGACATCATCGAGTGCCGACTGCAGCTCGCGATGCATCGCCCGCGTAAAGCTGTTCAGCTTGTCGGGGCGGTTGAGGGTGATCGTGGCCACGTTCGACGCGTGATCGATATCCAGCTGAATCGCCTGATAGGACATGCAGTATCTCCTTCATGACTTCGTTATAGGCGCGCGGTGCGTGGGTTACACGCGTTCGATCGCGAGTGCGATGCCCTGGCCGACGCCGATGCACATCGTACAGAGCGCAAAGCGGCCGCCCGTACGCTCGAGTTGGTGGAGCGCCGTGGTCACGAGCCGGGCGCCCGATGCGCCGAGCGGATGCCCCAGTGCGATTGCGCCACCGTTCGGGTTCACGCGCGGATCGTCGTCGGCGACGCCGAGCATGCGCAGTACCGCGAGCCCTTGGGACGCGAACGCCTCGTTCAGCTCGATCACGTCGAACTGATCGATGGTCATGCCGAGCTGGCGCAGCAGTTTCTGCGTGGCGGGTGCGGGCCCGATGCCCATCACGCGCGGCGCGACGCCGGCTGTCGCCATACCGATGACACGTGCGCGGCGGCGCAGGCCGTACTGGTCGGCTGCCTGCGCATTGGCGAGCAGCAGCGCGCACGCACCGTCGTTGACGCCCGATGCGTTGCCGGCCGTCACCGAGCCGTCCGCACGCACGACGCCTTTCAGTTTCGCGAGCGCTTCGAGCGACGTCTCGCGAGGGTGCTCGTCGCGCGATACGACCACCGGATCGCCTTTCTTCTGCGGAATCGTGACGGCGACGATTTCCTCGGCGAGCGTGCCGTCCTGCTGCGCACGCGCGGCCTTCTGCTGGCTGCGCAGCGCGAACAGATCCTGGTCGGCGCGGCTGATGTTGTAGTCGACCGCGACGTTTTCGGCCGTCTCGGGCATCGAATCGACGCCATACAGCTGTTTCATCAGCGGATTGATGAAGCGCCAACCGATCGTCGTGTCGAAAATGTCAGCTTGGCGTGCGAACGCGCTCGTGGCCTTGCCCATCACGAACGGCGCACGCGTCATGCTCTCGACGCCGCCTGCGATCATCAAGCGCGCCTCGCCCGCCTTGATCGCGCGCGCAGCTGTGCCGACCGCGTCCATCCCGGAGCCGCACAGCCGGTTCAGCGTCGTGCCGGGCACGTCGGTCGGCAGGCCCCCGAGCAGCGCCGACATACGCGCGACGTTGCGGTTGTCCTCGCCGGCCTGGTTCGCGCAGCCGTAGATCACGTCGTCGATCGCCGTCCAGTCGACGTCACGGTTGCGCTCGATGAGCGCCTTGAGCGGCACCGCACCGAGGTCGTCGGCGCGGACATCTTTCAGGGCGCCGCCGTAGCGGCCGATTGGGGTGCGAATCGCGTCGCAGATATAGGCGTCTGTCATGGGCGTATCGATGAGCAACGAACCCGCCAGGTGGCGGATTCGTTCATGGTAGAGAACGTGGCGGCGTTTGCACGTCGGCCATTCGGGTTATGCCGGCTGGCCGGCTTCCACAGGTGCAGCCTTCGGGGCAACATGGACGCGGCTTTGCACCACGCGGAACCGGTTGGCGACGAACGCCGGGTCGGCCAGCGCCGCGTTGGCTGCAGGGTTCGCGCCCGTGCCGTGGAAATCCGAGAACGCTGCCGACTGGTTCACGAACACACCGCCCGTCAGGTTGATCGACAGCGCGACGCCACCGCGCACCGCCGCGTCGTGGGCGGCGTCGACGATCGCATCGTCGGTGCTGTAGACGGAGAGCGTCAGCGCGCCATGTTCCGCCGCGATTTCCCCGGCGAGGTCGAGCGATTGCACGGTCGAGTCGGTCGCGATCACGAACGAGATCGGGCCGAACCATTCCTGCGTGAATTTCTCGCGATCGGCCACGTCGAGTTGCAGCACGAGCGGCGTGCGCACGCGGGCATCGGGGAACGCAGGGTGTTGGAGGGTCAGGCTGTCGGCGAGCACGCGGCCGAGCTGGCGGGCATCGTCGATGCGTGCGGTCACGCCTTCGTTCTGGATTGCGCCGATCAGTTCGACCGAGCGTGCCGGGTCGCCGGTGAGTTTTTGCACGGAAAGGGCGATTGCCTGTGCGACCTCGTCGAAGCTCGCATGGCCGTCCGCCGTCCGGATGCCGTCGCGCGGCACGTAGATGTTCTGCGGTGCCGTGCACATCTGGCCGGAGTACAGCGCCAGCGAGAACGCGATGTTTTTGGCGGCGGCCTTCAGGTCGTCGGTCGAGTCGATCACGATCTGGTTGACGCCAGCCTTCTCCGTATAGACCTGTGCCTGGTGAGCATGGCGTTCGAGCCACGTGCCGTTTTGCGTGCTGCCGGTGAAGTCGATCAACTTGATCTCGGGGCGCAGCGCGAGATCCTGAACGAGTGCGCCGTCGTTGGGTTCGGTCGCGAGGAGCGTGACGACGTTCGGATCGAAACCGGCTTCGCGCAGCACGTCGCGAGCGATCCGGACGGTGACGGCGAGGGGCAGGATCGCGCCCGGATGCGGTTTGACGATCACGGTGTTGCCGGTTGCGAGATCGGCGAACAGGCCGGGGTAGCCGTTCCAGGTCGGGAACGTGCAGCAGCCGAGCACGAGCCCGGTGCCGCGCGGGACGATCGTATAGCGCTTGTGCATCGCGAGCGGCGGGTTCTTGCCTTGCGGCTTTTCCCAGTGTGCTTCGGCGGGGATGCGGCGCAGTTCGTCCCATGCATAGGCGACTGCCTCGAGCGCGCGATCTTGCGCGTGCGGGCCGCCGGCCTGGAACGCCATCATGAATGCCTGCCCCGTGGTGTGCATCACGCTGTAGGCGATTTCGAAGCTGGCCCGATTCAGGCGCGCGAGGATTTCGAGGCTGACGCCGATCCAGGCGCTCGGGCCGGCTTCGCGCCACGAGCGTTGCGCGGCGGCAGCGGCGGCGATCAGTTCGTCGGGCGTCGACTTCGGATACCGGATGCCCAGTGCAACGCCGTACGGCGACCGCTCTGCGCCGACCGTTTCTCCGGACGCTGGCTGGTCGAGCGCGAACGTCTTGTCGAGGTGCGACTTGAACGCGGCCTCGCCATCTGCGTTCGCGCTTTCCCCGTACACTTTGGGGCTCGGCATTTCGGCGAACGGGCTCCAGTACCCGCGGCTCTCGATGGCGGCGAGTGCGTGTTTCAGCGTGTCTTCGTGCTTCGTGAACAGTGCATGGGTCATGGCGGCAGCCTGATGGACGTTGAGAGGGGTTGGATCGATTAATTAACCGACCGGTTGGTCGGAGAATGGTAGCATCAAACTATTCGCATGTGCGAGGCGTTTCTCATTTCATTGATCGAGGAGAAATAGATGGCTTACGAGAACATCCTGGTGGAGACCCGGGGGCGTGTCGGGCTGGTTACGCTGAACCGTCCGAAGGCGCTGAATGCGCTGAACGATGCGCTGATGGATGAGCTGGGTGACGCGCTGAAGGCGTTCGATGCGGACGATGGTATCGGTGCAATCGTCGTGACCGGGAGCGAGAAGGCGTTCGCGGCCGGCGCAGATATCGGCATGATGGCGACCTACTCCTATATGGATGCCTACCGGGGCGACTACATCACGCGCAACTGGGAGACGGTCCGCGAAATTCGCAAGCCGATCATTGCGGCGGTTTCTGGCTTTGCGCTGGGTGGCGGCTGCGAGCTGGCCATGATGTGCGACATCATCTTCGCGGCGGACACGGCCAAGTTCGGCCAGCCGGAAATCAAGCTGGGCGTCATGCCGGGGGCGGGCGGCACGCAGCGCCTGCCGCGCGCGGTGTCTAAGGCGAAGGCGATGGACATGTGCCTGACCGCGCGTTTCATGGATGCTGCCGAAGCGGAGCGCGCGGGGCTCGTGTCGCGCGTATTGCCGGCCGACACGCTGCTTGATGAGGCGCTTGCCGCCGCGGCGACGATCGCCGAGTTTTCGCTGCCGGCGGTCATGATGGTCAAGGAGTCGGTGAACCGCGCGTACGAGACGACGCTGGCCGAAGGCGTCCACTTCGAGCGTCGGCTGTTTCATTCGCTGTTCGCGACCGAAGACCAGAAGGAAGGGATGGCGGCATTCGTCGAGAAACGGAAG includes these proteins:
- the paaI gene encoding hydroxyphenylacetyl-CoA thioesterase PaaI — translated: MTNATATLDPDSLARATARAMYEADACSRAFGMEIAEVRAGYARLQMRVRPEFLNGHQTCHGGIIFTLADSTFAFACNSYNVNTVAAGCSIEFLRPVHGDDVLTAEAIEQARAGRQGIYDIRVTNQTGETVAMFRGKSAQIKGTVIPEDR
- the paaG gene encoding 2-(1,2-epoxy-1,2-dihydrophenyl)acetyl-CoA isomerase PaaG, translating into MSYQAIQLDIDHASNVATITLNRPDKLNSFTRAMHRELQSALDDVEAAGARALILTGAGRGFCAGQDLADLDFTPGASTDLGTLIDEHFNPLIRRLQRLPIPVIAAVNGTAAGAGANLALACDLVFAARSSSFIQAFVKIGLVPDSGGTWFLPQRVGMARALGLALTGDKLGAEQAEQWGLIWRAVDDDTLAATARQLATQLAQQPTLAIASIKQSMRASVTNTLDQQLDMERDLQRTLGQSHDYAEGVKAFIEKRAPRFEGR
- the pcaF gene encoding 3-oxoadipyl-CoA thiolase, with amino-acid sequence MTDAYICDAIRTPIGRYGGALKDVRADDLGAVPLKALIERNRDVDWTAIDDVIYGCANQAGEDNRNVARMSALLGGLPTDVPGTTLNRLCGSGMDAVGTAARAIKAGEARLMIAGGVESMTRAPFVMGKATSAFARQADIFDTTIGWRFINPLMKQLYGVDSMPETAENVAVDYNISRADQDLFALRSQQKAARAQQDGTLAEEIVAVTIPQKKGDPVVVSRDEHPRETSLEALAKLKGVVRADGSVTAGNASGVNDGACALLLANAQAADQYGLRRRARVIGMATAGVAPRVMGIGPAPATQKLLRQLGMTIDQFDVIELNEAFASQGLAVLRMLGVADDDPRVNPNGGAIALGHPLGASGARLVTTALHQLERTGGRFALCTMCIGVGQGIALAIERV
- the paaN gene encoding phenylacetic acid degradation protein PaaN, whose amino-acid sequence is MTHALFTKHEDTLKHALAAIESRGYWSPFAEMPSPKVYGESANADGEAAFKSHLDKTFALDQPASGETVGAERSPYGVALGIRYPKSTPDELIAAAAAAQRSWREAGPSAWIGVSLEILARLNRASFEIAYSVMHTTGQAFMMAFQAGGPHAQDRALEAVAYAWDELRRIPAEAHWEKPQGKNPPLAMHKRYTIVPRGTGLVLGCCTFPTWNGYPGLFADLATGNTVIVKPHPGAILPLAVTVRIARDVLREAGFDPNVVTLLATEPNDGALVQDLALRPEIKLIDFTGSTQNGTWLERHAHQAQVYTEKAGVNQIVIDSTDDLKAAAKNIAFSLALYSGQMCTAPQNIYVPRDGIRTADGHASFDEVAQAIALSVQKLTGDPARSVELIGAIQNEGVTARIDDARQLGRVLADSLTLQHPAFPDARVRTPLVLQLDVADREKFTQEWFGPISFVIATDSTVQSLDLAGEIAAEHGALTLSVYSTDDAIVDAAHDAAVRGGVALSINLTGGVFVNQSAAFSDFHGTGANPAANAALADPAFVANRFRVVQSRVHVAPKAAPVEAGQPA
- a CDS encoding enoyl-CoA hydratase translates to MAYENILVETRGRVGLVTLNRPKALNALNDALMDELGDALKAFDADDGIGAIVVTGSEKAFAAGADIGMMATYSYMDAYRGDYITRNWETVREIRKPIIAAVSGFALGGGCELAMMCDIIFAADTAKFGQPEIKLGVMPGAGGTQRLPRAVSKAKAMDMCLTARFMDAAEAERAGLVSRVLPADTLLDEALAAAATIAEFSLPAVMMVKESVNRAYETTLAEGVHFERRLFHSLFATEDQKEGMAAFVEKRKPVFKHR